A genomic stretch from Anopheles nili chromosome X, idAnoNiliSN_F5_01, whole genome shotgun sequence includes:
- the LOC128728578 gene encoding programmed cell death protein 4 produces MDPEQAVVENGKKLNGVAVVVNGTTSGSDGSGPGSPNGGEAVVREGTAGAVAGAGELMRKPSGPLDDKLKKRIRKLSRSNSKDGVLGVAGTPNFVSPHRKWKNSRRSRNGYGRGLPKKGGAGGKGVWGKPGSEVYDELDEDPNDPNFDIDAYNSTHNVELKEIVPQLTEPEVVKKLEAIILEYFEHGDTHEVADALDDLLPSGMKPLVTKTVVAVAFDHKQSQRELTSVLISDLYGRIVTRDDICAGFDLLLANLPDIMLDTPEAPHLLGNFIARAVADDCIPPKYAYQSDREDLDQHGQAALVRATTLLSMHDGWGQLDNVWGVGGALRPVQTITQQMSYLLQEYLLSRDLSEAQRSIKELEVPHFHHELIYEAIIMTLEAFNESTEVAICELFRTLDSTCIVTPEQMEQGFRRVYEDMTDIVLDIPLAYSILDRFIQRCQRNGSFLGEALIKDIPTRGRKRFVSEGDGGLIKQVNFRRDM; encoded by the exons ATGGATCCGGAACAGGCTGTGGTGGAGAATGGAAAGAAGCTGAACGGTGTCGCCGTGGTGGTAAATGGCACCACTTCCGGTAGTGACGGAAGTGGACCCGGCTCACCGAATGGTGGTGAAGCGGTTGTGCGCGAGGGCACCGCCGGAGCGGTTGCGGGCGCCGGAGAACTGATGCGGAAACCTTCCGGTCCGCTGGATGACAAGCTGAAGAAGCGCATCCGCAAGCTGTCCCGCTCGAACAGCAAGGACGGTGTGCTGGGAGTCGCCGGTACGCCGAATTTCGTGTCcccgcaccggaagtggaagAACAGCCGCCGCTCGCGGAACGGCTACGGACGCGGGCTGCCCAAGAAGGGCGGTGCCGGTGGGAAGGGCGTGTGGGGTAAGCCCGGCTCGGAGGTGTACGATGAGCTGGATGAGGACCCGAACGATCCCAACTTCGATATCGACGCGTACAACAGCACGCACAACGTCGAGCTGAAGGAAATTGTACCGCAGCTGACCGAACCGGAAGTGGTGAAGAAGCTGGAGGCCATCATTCTCGAGTACTTCGAGCACGGTGACACGCACGAGGTGGCAGACGCCCTCGATGATCTGCTGCCATCCGGCATGAAGCCGCTCGTCACGAAAACCGTCGTGGCCGTTGCGTTTGATCACAAACAATCCCAGCGGGAGCTCACTTCCGTTCTCATCTCGGATCTGTACGGGCGCATCGTCACCCGGGATGACATTTGTGCCG GGTTCGATCTGTTGCTGGCAAACCTGCCCGACATCATGCTGGACACACCGGAAGCGCCCCATCTCCTCGGTAACTTCATCGCACGTGCCGTCGCGGACGATTGCATCCCACCGAAGTACGCCTACCAATCGGACCGGGAGGATCTGGACCAGCACGGTCAGGCGGCGTTGGTGCGTGCCACGACGCTACTCTCGATGCACGACGGTTGGGGACAGCTCGACAACGtgtggggtgtgggtggggcgCTACGTCCGGTGCAGACCATCACCCAGCAGATGTCATATCTTCTGCAGGAGTACCTGCTTTCACGCGATCTCAGCGAGGCCCAGCGCTCCATTAAGGAGCTCGAGGTACCGCACTTCCATCACGAACTGATTTATGAG GCAATCATTATGACACTGGAGGCGTTCAACGAGTCCACCGAGGTGGCCATTTGCGAGCTGTTCCGTACGCTCGACAGTACCTGCATCGTGACGCCGGAACAGATGGAGCAGGGCTTCCGGCGCGTTTACGAGGACATGACGGACATCGTCCTCGACATCCCGCTTGCGTACTCGATCCTCGATCGCTTCATACAGCGCTGCCAGCGCAACGGTTCCTTCCTCGGGGAAGCGCTCATTAAGGATATTCCCACGCG